A genomic window from Litoreibacter janthinus includes:
- a CDS encoding SulP family inorganic anion transporter, protein MGAARWRIEILSGLTVALALVPEAVAFAFVAGVHPLVGLYAAFIVGLITACIGGRPGMISGATGALAVVMVALVSAHGVEYLFATVILMGLMQIAAGVFKLGKFIRLVPHPVMLGFVNGLAIVIFLAQMSQFQIPGTAEGGGHAMANGQWMTGLPLAMMLGLTVLTMAIIWATPKVTSLVPAPLAGIGIVALIVIGFGIEVPRVGDLASIKGGLPPFHIPFSFGAEGGTGLYGDMLAPFNLETLVIIFPYALILSAIGLIESLLTLNLVGEIVNKRGGASQECVAQGVANTVTGFFGGMGGCAMIGQSMINVKSGGRTRVAGIAAALFLLTFILVASPLIEQIPLAALVGVMFMVVIGTFAWNSFNIMRRVPRMDAFVIVLVTITTVMYDLAIAVVVGVIVSALAYAWQNARRIHAVTYDTPEGAKVYKVQGPLFFGSAEGFSELFTPKDDPSLVVIDFADSRVADQSALQAIEAIAGKYEAEGKTVQLRHLSRDCHELLTKAGQLMVDSDDDPDYEIAVNYSVKTGVMAGGH, encoded by the coding sequence ATGGGGGCTGCGCGATGGCGTATCGAGATACTGTCCGGCCTGACCGTGGCACTGGCCTTGGTGCCGGAAGCCGTGGCCTTTGCCTTCGTGGCAGGGGTTCACCCGCTGGTGGGGCTTTACGCGGCTTTCATCGTCGGGCTGATCACAGCTTGTATCGGTGGGCGTCCGGGGATGATCTCTGGCGCGACGGGGGCTTTGGCGGTCGTGATGGTGGCTTTGGTGTCCGCCCATGGGGTCGAGTATCTGTTTGCCACCGTCATCCTGATGGGATTGATGCAGATCGCGGCAGGCGTGTTCAAACTGGGCAAGTTTATCCGGCTGGTTCCGCATCCGGTGATGCTGGGCTTTGTAAACGGTCTTGCCATCGTTATTTTCCTCGCTCAGATGAGCCAGTTCCAAATCCCGGGCACGGCTGAAGGCGGCGGGCATGCAATGGCCAATGGGCAATGGATGACCGGCCTTCCGCTGGCGATGATGTTGGGTCTGACGGTGCTGACGATGGCTATCATCTGGGCCACGCCCAAGGTGACGTCACTGGTCCCTGCGCCGCTTGCGGGCATCGGTATCGTGGCGCTGATCGTGATCGGCTTCGGCATCGAAGTGCCGCGTGTGGGTGATCTGGCCTCGATCAAAGGCGGGCTGCCGCCATTCCACATCCCGTTCAGCTTTGGCGCTGAAGGGGGCACAGGGCTTTACGGTGATATGCTGGCGCCGTTCAATCTGGAAACTCTTGTCATCATCTTCCCTTACGCGCTGATCCTTTCGGCGATTGGGCTGATCGAAAGCCTCCTGACGCTGAACCTTGTGGGCGAGATCGTCAACAAACGCGGTGGCGCAAGCCAAGAATGCGTGGCCCAAGGTGTGGCGAATACTGTGACCGGCTTCTTTGGTGGCATGGGCGGTTGCGCGATGATCGGGCAATCTATGATCAACGTCAAATCCGGCGGGCGCACCCGAGTGGCTGGCATTGCTGCAGCGCTATTCCTGCTGACGTTTATTCTGGTGGCTTCACCTCTGATCGAGCAGATCCCGCTGGCTGCCCTCGTGGGCGTGATGTTCATGGTGGTCATCGGGACGTTCGCGTGGAACTCGTTCAACATCATGCGCCGCGTCCCACGTATGGATGCGTTTGTCATCGTGCTCGTGACCATTACCACCGTGATGTATGACCTTGCGATTGCGGTTGTTGTCGGGGTTATCGTTTCGGCGCTGGCCTACGCGTGGCAGAACGCCCGTCGCATCCACGCTGTGACCTATGACACGCCCGAAGGTGCCAAGGTCTACAAGGTCCAAGGCCCGCTATTCTTTGGCTCTGCCGAAGGCTTCTCGGAGCTGTTCACCCCGAAAGACGATCCGTCTTTGGTCGTCATCGACTTCGCGGATAGCCGTGTGGCCGACCAGTCTGCGTTGCAGGCAATCGAGGCGATCGCGGGCAAATACGAAGCCGAGGGCAAGACCGTGCAACTGCGCCACCTGAGCCGTGACTGCCACGAGTTGCTGACCAAGGCAGGCCAGTTGATGGTCGATAGCGATGATGACCCGGACTACGAGATCGCGGTGAACTACTCGGTCAAAACCGGCGTTATGGCAGGCGGGCACTAA